A single window of Gossypium arboreum isolate Shixiya-1 chromosome 13, ASM2569848v2, whole genome shotgun sequence DNA harbors:
- the LOC108461381 gene encoding 3-oxo-Delta(4,5)-steroid 5-beta-reductase-like translates to MSWWWAGAIGAAKKKFEEDETPKSFKSVGLVIGVTGIVGNSLAEILPLSDTPGSPWKVYGVARRPRPNWNADHPIEYIQCDVSDPNDTKSKLSQLTDVTHIFYVSWTNRTSEAENCEINGSMLRNVLRSVIPNAPNLRHICLQTGAKHYLGPFELFGKIQLHDPPFTEDLPRLNAPNFYYRQEDILFEEIEKKEGLTWSVHRPTVIFGLSPYSLMNLVGSLCVYAAICKHESKPLHFPGSKAAWNSYYEASDADLIAEQHIWAAVDPYAKNEAFNVTNGDVFKWKQLWTVLAEQFGIEEYGFVEGENRGLEEVMKGKEGVWEEIVKEEQLQKTSLEEVGNWWFADLAFLAEAPLLNTNKSKEHGFLGFRNSQNSFVTWIDKMKAYKIVP, encoded by the exons atgagctGGTGGTGGGCTGGTGCTATCGGAGCTGCTAAG AAGAAATTTGAGGAAGATGAAACACCAAAAAGCTTCAAGAGCGTTGGGCTGGTCATTGGAGTCACCGGCATAGTCGGCAATAGCTTGGCTGAAATCCTACCGTTGTCCGATACCCCCGGCAGCCCATGGAAAGTATACGGGGTGGCTCGTCGGCCCAGACCCAATTGGAACGCCGACCATCCAATAGAGTACATTCAATGCGATGTATCCGACCCAAATGACACCAAATCGAAGCTCTCTCAACTTACTGACGTCACCCATATCTTCTACGTCAGCTGGACCAACCGAACATCCGAAGCCGAGAATTGTGAAATCAACGGTTCCATGCTCCGCAATGTTTTGCGTTCCGTGATCCCAAACGCACCCAATCTCCGCCACATCTGTCTACAAACAGGAGCCAAACATTATCTTGGACCGTTCGAGTTGTTTGGTAAAATCCAACTGCATGATCCGCCTTTCACCGAAGATTTACCGCGGTTGAACGCTCCCAATTTTTACTACCGTCAAGAAGACATCCTCTTTGAAGAAATCGAGAAAAAAGAAGGATTAACCTGGTCTGTGCACCGACCCACAGTCATATTCGGGCTTTCGCCTTACAGTTTAATGAACCTCGTTGGAAGTCTTTGCGTTTACGCCGCCATTTGCAAACACGAAAGCAAACCGTTACACTTTCCTGGGAGCAAAGCCGCTTGGAACAGTTACTATGAAGCTTCGGATGCGGATTTGATTGCGGAGCAACATATATGGGCGGCGGTGGATCCGTACGCCAAAAACGAAGCCTTTAACGTGACTAATGGGGATGTTTTCAAGTGGAAGCAGTTGTGGACCGTTTTGGCAGAGCAATTTGGGATAGAAGAATATGGGTTCGTGGAAGGGGAGAATCGGGGGTTGGAGGAGGTGATGAAAGGGAAGGAAGGAGTGTGGGAAGAAATAGTGAAGGAGGAGCAGTTGCAGAAGACGAGTTTGGAGGAGGTGGGAAATTGGTGGTTTGCAGATCTGGCTTTTTTGGCGGAAGCGCCGCTACTCAATACGAATAAGAGCAAGGAGCATGGGTTTTTGGGGTTTAGGAATTCCCAGAATTCGTTTGTTACTTGGATTGATAAGATGAAGGCTTACAAGATTGTGCCTTGA
- the LOC108461176 gene encoding nudix hydrolase 19, chloroplastic yields the protein MVKRAAMLSVSLFFSSSSSSHLLFLSKTLTKRTCFSSLATMSINLNAHAFAGNPIRSKTLKAHDPLSPSSAFQSLKTHLLQNPETTSLPPPPKSPLFKVLPFRKGRPLASSSITGNNDDDVPSWHLGWISLPDCKYFLGKCGMDLTEDSLVYLGSKVEDDVVYWAVDVSGESRLVPELGNKQFCFVELRTLMVATDWSDSIAMGELAIAGHARALLEWHNLSRFCGHCGEKTIPKEAGRRKQCSNESCKKRIYPRVDPVVIMLVIDRENDRALLGRQSRFVPRMWSCLAGFIEPGESLEEAVRRETHEEAGIEVGEVVYHSSQPWPVGPSSIPCQLMVGFFAYAKSLEINVDKEELEDAQWHSREDVRKALAVAEYKKAQKTTAAKVDQMCKGVEKGQSLSADFNVESGELAPMFFPGPFAIAHHLISTWANQDVPTDGVKAGSKQPSSSILNL from the exons ATGGTCAAAAGGGCAGCCATGCTCTCtgtttctctcttcttttcttcttcttcttcctctcatCTGCTCTTCCTTTCTAAAACCCTAACAAAAAGGACCTGTTTTTCTTCCCTAGCCACCATGTCCATCAACCTTAACGCCCATGCATTTGCTGGTAACCCCATAAGATCCAAAACCCTTAAAGCCCATGACCCACTTTCCCCTTCTTCAGCTTTCCAGTCCCTCAAAACCCATCTCCTCCAAAACCCAGAAACCACCTCCCTTCCACCTCCTCCAAAGTCCCCTCTTTTCAAGGTCTTGCCTTTTAGAAAGGGCAGACCTTTAGCTTCTTCGTCTATCACAGGGAATAATGATGATGATGTGCCCAGTTGGCATCTGGGTTGGATCAGTTTACCTGATTGTAAGTACTTtctggggaaatgtgggatggaCTTGACTGAAGACTCTTTGGTTTATTTGGGTTCAAAGGTTGAAGACGATGTTGTTTATTGGGCTGTTGATGTTTCTGGGGAAAGTAGATTGGTCCCTGAATTGGGTAACAAACAATTTTGCTTTGTGGAGCTTAGAACACTAATGGTGGCTACTGATTGGTCTGATTCTATTGCCATGGGTGAATTGGCTATTGCTGGTCAT GCTCGAGCATTGCTTGAATGGCACAACCTATCACGATTTTGTGGCCATTGTGGAGAAAAAACAATTCCCAAAGAAGCTGGAAGAAGGAAACAGTGCTCCAATGAATCCTGCAAAAAGAGGATTTACCCTCGTGTTGATCCT GTTGTCATTATGTTGGTCATTGATAGAGAAAATGATCGTGCACTTTTAGGTAGACAGTCTAGATTCGTACCTCGAATGTGGAGTTGTTTAGCCGGATTCATAGAG CCAGGGGAAAGCTTAGAAGAAGCAGTGAGGAGAGAAACACATGAAGAGGCCGGTATTGAAGTCGGAGAAGTTGTTTATCATAGTTCTCAGCCATGGCCGG TTGGTCCGAGTAGCATACCGTGCCAGTTGATGGTCGGGTTCTTTGCATACGCTAAATCTCTTGAAATAAACGTGGATAAGGAAGAACTAGAAG ACGCACAGTGGCACAGTAGAGAAGACGTGAGGAAAGCATTGGCGGTTGCAGAATACAAGAAGGCGCAAAAAACGACTGCAGCCAAAGTAGATCAAATGTGCAAAGGAGTCGAGAAGGGACAGAGTTTGTCGGCAGATTTTAACGTCGAAAGTGGGGAACTCGCTCCCATGTTTTTCCCCGGTCCATTCGCGATTGCCCATCACCTCATCTCTACCTGGGCTAATCAAGATGTACCAACTGACGGTGTCAAAGCCGGCTCGAAACAGCCTAGCAGTTCCATTTTGAATCTATAG
- the LOC108461210 gene encoding zinc finger CCCH domain-containing protein 34-like, with protein MEEQFLKRNTDCVYFLASPFTCKKGLDCEYRHSEVARLNPRDCWYWLAGNCINPTCGFRHPPLDVHSQVPSESAALPYQCSTAANKTNLPCYFYFNGFCNKGDRCSFLHGPDDSTITVNSLKTGALPLDRKTFVENDVGAVQTETHPNPSKTAPNSIKDTGVQLKTNLQQPVPKTMIKRSVSPKTSVFDLEQAGFVSSQSLLLKEGITQTGSPICTDESLEEQLDDPFEPEERWESSEGFDVLVDNKSEDLDYGNDSEYQKDPEEEQTDYFFSYDYEDSVQHETRYPDLEFSYDRDVYDAYEGSDNEYIFNNPRNPFVHPGDKRRLDSMFSQKRRRLLPFERSIDVDLRDYLSKRRVVKGNPLKCLSRSEYSHLISRSLERPRRRSMGRKLSGRLASKVGKHYIESTGGQVGFRNGTNRHGWLKHLEPNRSIRRPYREKKLPRRKSVSSEVSRNLISRERKYEDASTAFTGPKTLAQIREEKRKTEENGGKMRHSIITASADFQGPKPLSEILKDKERLAKKGTNFLS; from the exons atggagGAACAATTTCTCAAACGCAACACCGATTGCGTTTATTTCTTAGCATCTCCTTTCACTTGCAAGAAG ggACTAGATTGCGAGTATCGGCATAGTGAAGTTGCCAGGCTCAACCCGAGGGACTGCTGGTATTGGTTGGCTGGGAATTGTATTAATCCGACTTGTGGTTTTCGGCATCCT CCATTGGATGTGCATTCTCAAGTTCCATCTGAATCGGCTGCATTGCCATACCAATGTTCTACAGCAGCGAACAAGACAAATTTGCCTTGTTACTTTTACTTCAACGGTTTCTGCAATAAAGGTGACAGATGCTCTTTTCTGCATGGCCCCGATGACAGTACCATTACTGTAAATTCTTTAAAAACTGGTGCTCTTCCCTTGGACCGTAAGACATTCGTCGAAAATGATGTTGGAGCAGTTCAGACAGAAACACATCCCAATCCTTCTAAAACTGCCCCGAATTCTATCAAGGACACCGGTGTGCAGCTTAAAACGAACCTCCAACAACCAGTGCCCAAAACTATGATAAAGAGGAGTGTCTCTCCAAAAACATCTGTTTTTGATTTAGAGCAAGCTGGTTTTGTTAGTTCACAATCCTTGCTTCTAAAAGAAGGCATCACTCAAACCGGATCTCCGATCTGCACAGATGAAAGTTTGGAGGAGCAATTGGATGACCCCTTTGAGCCAGAGGAGAGGTGGGAGTCCTCTGAAGGTTTCGATGTTCTCGTGGATAACAAATCAGAGGATTTGGATTATGGGAATGATTCGGAATATCAGAAGGACCCTGAAGAGGAGCAGACAGATTACTTCTTTAGTTATGATTATGAAGATTCAGTTCAGCATGAGACCAGGTACCCGGATTTAGAATTTTCGTATGATCGAGATGTGTATGATGCTTATGAGGGTTCAGacaatgagtatattttcaataatcCGAGGAATCCTTTTGTCCACCCCGGAGATAAAAGAAGGCTGGATTCCATGTTTTCCCAAAAGAGAAGGAGACTCTTGCCCTTCGAACGGTCAATTGATGTGGATCTTAGAGACTATTTGAGTAAACGCAGGGTAGTCAAGGGCAATCCTCTCAAGTGTTTGTCAAGGTCTGAATATTCTCATCTGATCAGTCGAAGTCTGGAAAGGCCACGAAGGCGTAGTATGGGTCGGAAATTAAGTGGAAGACTGGCATCAAAAGTGGGGAAGCATTATATTGAATCAACAGGAGGCCAAGTTGGTTTTCGCAATGGTACCAACAGGCATGGCTGGCTCAAGCACTTGGAGCCTAACCGCTCCATCAGGCGGCCTTATAGGGAAAAAAAGCTGCCTAGGCGGAAGTCTGTTTCATCTGAGGTTTCTAGAAATCTGATTTCAAGGGAGAGGAAATACGAAGATGCATCTACTGCTTTTACAGGTCCCAAGACCCTCGCCCAGATTAGAGAAGAGAAGAGGAAAACTGAAGAAAACGGTGGGAAAATGAGGCATTCAATCATAACTGCATCAGCAGACTTCCAGGGTCCAAAACCTTTGAGTGAAATCCTCAAGGACAAGGAGCGGCTAGCCAAAAAAGGAACAAATTTCTTAAGTTGA
- the LOC108462880 gene encoding uncharacterized protein At2g34160-like, giving the protein MEEITQGVNNINLAADSHKKNRIQVSNTKKPLFFYVNLAKRYMQQYNEVELSALGMAIATVVTIAEILKNNGLAVEKKITTTTVDMKEDSRGRPVQKAKIEILLGKTENFDELMAAAAEERDGVVVEEEQQT; this is encoded by the exons ATGGAAGAAATCACCCAAGGAGTCAACAACATCAACTTGGCCGCCGATTCCCACAAGAAGAACCGGATTCAAGTCTCCAATACCAAAAAGCCCTTGTTTTTCTACGTTAATCTCGCCAAG aGATATATGCAACAGTACAATGAGGTGGAGTTGTCTGCCCTTGGCATGG CTATTGCGACGGTCGTCACGATTGCAGAAATTCTGAAAAACAATGGTTTGGCTGTTGAGAAGA AGATCACAACCACAACTGTTGACATGAAGGAGGACTCTAGAGGGCGTCCGGTCCAAAAAGCAAAG ATTGAGATATTGTTGGGAAAGACTGAAAACTTTGACGAATTAATGGCGGCAGCTGCCGAAGAAAGAGATGGTGTGGTGGTTGAAGAAGAGCAACAGACTTGA
- the LOC108464080 gene encoding chaperone protein dnaJ 49-like yields the protein MDGNKDDALKCLKIGKDALDAGDRARALKFLTKARRLDPSLPIENLLSAAEGGKSDDRPASEPVGSAKDPSGSSPSKPSDQPSIRRRNIPNGSAASASASSPASASASASAAGGTYTEEQIVIVKQIRKKKDYYEILGLEKSCSVDDIRKAYRKLSLKVHPDKNKAPGAEEAFKAVSKAFQCLSNEESRKKYDLVGSDEPVYERRASPFRGAGNGFNGFYDTDFDADEIFRNFFFGGMPPATTQFRSFNFGPGMGARMGDQGSTGFNIRMLIQLLPVLLILLFSFLPSSEPVFSLSRSYPYEYKFTTKNGVNYYVRSTKFEQDYPTNSVERVRIEERVERDYYSVLAQNCRFELQRQQWGFIRETPHCDLLEKFQSAAAAA from the coding sequence aTGGATGGCAACAAAGACGATGCTTTGAAATGCTTGAAAATCGGAAAAGATGCTTTGGACGCCGGAGATCGAGCCCGTGCCCTCAAATTCCTCACCAAAGCTCGTCGTCTTGACCCATCGCTTCCTATCGAGAATCTCTTATCTGCGGCGGAAGGAGGGAAATCTGACGATCGGCCGGCTTCGGAACCTGTTGGGTCTGCTAAAGATCCGTCTGGGTCTTCTCCATCTAAACCTTCTGATCAACCCTCGATTCGTCGGAGGAATATACCGAATGGATCGGCTGCGTCTGCTTCTGCTTCTTCTCCGGCGTCGGCGTCAGCGTCAGCGTCGGCCGCTGGGGGTACCTACACCGAAGAACAAATCGTAATCGTGAAGCAAATCAGGAAAAAGAAGGATTATTATGAGATTTTGGGGTTAGAGAAATCGTGTTCCGTTGATGATATTCGAAAAGCTTATCGGAAACTGTCTTTGAAAGTTCATCCCGATAAGAACAAAGCTCCCGGTGCTGAGGAAGCTTTCAAGGCGGTTTCGAAAGCGTTTCAGTGCCTAAGCAATGAAGAAAGTAGGAAAAAGTACGATCTTGTTGGATCAGATGAACCTGTTTATGAAAGGAGAGCTTCACCGTTCCGTGGCGCGGGCAATGGATTCAACGGCTTTTACGATACTGATTTTGATGCCGATGAGATATTTAGAAACTTCTTCTTCGGTGGGATGCCTCCGGCGACGACCCAATTTCGAAGTTTCAATTTTGGGCCTGGAATGGGAGCTAGAATGGGGGATCAAGGCTCCACTGGATTCAACATCCGAATGCTGATTCAGTTGTTGCCGGTTCTTTTAATCCTCTTGTTTAGCTTTTTACCATCATCTGAGCCTGTTTTTTCACTGTCCAGGTCGTATCCTTATGAGTACAAGTTCACAACAAAGAATGGTGTGAACTATTATGTGAGGTCCACAAAATTTGAGCAGGATTATCCGACTAATAGTGTCGAGCGTGTAAGGATCGAGGAGCGTGTTGAGAGAGATTATTACTCTGTTTTGGCTCAGAATTGTAGGTTTGAGCTTCAGCGGCAGCAATGGGGATTTATCCGCGAGACTCCGCATTGTGATTTGTTGGAGAAATTTCAGTCTGCTGCGGCAGCAGCTTAA